The Negativicutes bacterium genome includes the window CTAACTTCAACTCTTGAAGCGCAATATTAACAGGCTCTGGATGAGGCTTAGGATTGATACATTCATTAATACCAATAACGGTACTAAAATAGCTTTCTAAGCCAAATAATTTTAAGCCTCGTAACGCTGTTTTCTTTGTTTTTGAGGTTACGACCGCTAATTTTATACCATTATCATACATTGTTTTAATGGTCTCAGCAACTTCAGGGAAAATTGCTATTTTTTCATCATGATATTTAGCGTTATGCTCACGATAAGTATCTATCAACTCATCCGCTTTATCTTTCCCTAGTGTCTCCATCGCAAGCCGCAAAGATTTGCCAAAAAAATCATGAACTTCACTAACGCTAATGTCATAATTACAATGTTGCTTAAAAGTATATCTAAACGACTCTACAATTAATTCTGATGTATCTAGTAAAGTTCCATCTAAGTCAAATAATACACCTTTTATGTTCATCATACCCTCACTATTATACTGTAAAATTTAGTTTTTCTATTGAATTATAGTCAGTTAAATCGAAATGAATAGGCGTAATGGAAATATAATTATTCTTCAAGGCATAAATATCTGTATCTTCCGCATTATCACAATCCACAATCTGTCCACCCATCCAATAATAAACTCTACCTCTAGGGTCTTGTCGACGATGAAAAGCATTTTCATACTTTCTATTACCAAGTTTAGTTATTTTTATTCCACCAATCAATTCTCCCGCAACCGCCGGAATATTAATATTAAGTAATGTGCTATAATGCCACTCGCTATTATAGTTCTTTTGGATAAAACTATGCATAAATTCAGCAGCAGCTGAAAAATCACAATCTTGCCATTTGTTTAATGATACTGCAATAGACGGAATTTTATGAATTGCGCCCTCAATCGCCGCACTAACAGTTCCCGAATAAAGTACATCATTACCCATATTAGGACCAGCATTAATTCCCGAAATAACTAAGTCAGGTTTTTGCGGTAGTAACGTTTCAATTGCTAGTTTCACACAATCGGTCGGTGTTCCACTAATACTCCAAGCCTGTGTATTCTCAATTTTTAGCTCTACTTCATCTACTCTTATTGGTTTATTCATCGTAATTGCTTGACTACTGGCACTTCGTTCACCATCTGGTGCAACAACATAAACTTCTCCCAATAGTGAAATCTTGTTTATCAGAGCTTGAATCCCTTTGGCATTAATGCCATCATCATTTGTTAGTAATATTTTCATACCAAATTCAGCTCCTACATTTGATTAATAAATTTATGTGTTTGTGGAATAACTCTTACATCTTTTAGTTTTGTCAATGCTAATGTTTGATAATTAAGCATCTCTTGCGGACTTACACCTTGGCAATTATTAATTGGTGTCACTGGTTGCATAATAAAAGTAATTTCATCATTAACTTTTTTGACCATATCAATCGCTTTAACAAATTCATCTGTCGTCATCTTATCGTTAACAACAAGTTTTACAAAAACTTCTTTTTTATTTGCTATTTTCAAAAACTCTTCTTGTTCTTGCCAAAAGGCTTTATGCAAAATACTTGGTAATTTTATATCCATACTAATATAATTAACTTTATCAATAATTTCTTTTAACGCCTGTGGCAAGGTTCCATTAGTTTCTATATATTTCGGCGCGGTAACCTTATCTAATAATATTTTTAAAAAATCAGCATTCAACAACGGTTCCCCACCGGTAAAACTGATGGAATGGTGATTGTTAGCCGTTAATTCATTAATCCGCAGTGCCAACTCTTCTATCGTTAAAGGATTAGCAACATCTTCAAAAATTCTTTGACCGGCAACCTTCTCAATTTTACATTTTTCAAAATTATTATGTGAAAAAGTTGTATCGCAATATTGACAATTTAGATTGCAGCCAGCAAATCTTACAAATAATTGTCGACAACCAACATATTTTCCTTCACCTTGAATTGAAGAAAAAACTTCGATTAAATTTGACTTCATCATATTACCCTCGATAACAAACTGCTGATTTAGGAGTTTCCCATATTTTCACCATGCTAATAGTAATATTATCATTGATAAAATCTGCTTCTGTCATTTTTTCAAAAATGAACTTAGCAATATTTTCAGCAGTAGGATTTATTTCTTTAAATGACGGTAATTCATTTAAGTAGTGATGATCAAGTAAATCTATAACTTTATTTACTTCACCTTTTAACTCTTTAAAATCTATGAGCATTCCTAATTTATTTAATTTTTCACCTTCAACAGTAACTTCCACACTCCAATTATGACCATGTAATCGATCACATTTACCAGGATAATCCACAATACGATGTGCCGCTTCAAACTCGACTATCACTGTTAATTCATACATACTATCCACCTCTGTTTATCACAAAAAGGTGAGTTTAAACTCACCTTTTTGACTATTTAATAATTTGTTTTTCTGCAAAAGCTTCTTTATTGAAGTCGGTATTTTTCATTACAAACTCTTCATAACTGATACTTCTTGTATGCTGAGTATGTGACCACGCTTTACGATTACGATGCAAAAAGCCCATAAAAGTAATCGGAATCCAACTATAGATAAATACCGGATATAATATCAAATACGCCCAAGTTTGCCACTGCGCTCTAATTCTCATCAAAATTATTACTGGCAATAAATATTGCCCAATCATAATAATTGATAAGATTTGCGACGGCAACAAACTATAAATATTAGTATAAAATGGCGGAACTTGAATTTGAATATAACTTGCAATAACAAAGGCTGTTGATATCAATAAAAAATGCGGTTGTAACAAATGAATAACTGCATCAATAATTCTAATATCTTTTTGCTTTATCCCCTCTTTAATCATTTTAGGAATATATCTTTGTGCAATATCAAAATGACCTTGTGCCCAACGCTTTCTTTGACGCCAAGATTGCATAAAAGTAAGCGGTTTTTCATCATAAACAATCGCATCATGAGCCCAAGTCGTTCTAACACCTTTTGCTAAAACTTTCATTGTAAATTCCATATCTTCTGTTAGGCAAGTAGCACCCCAGCCAAATTCCTCTAAAATATCAGTTGAGATACACATACCTGTACCACCTAAAACACTAGAAAGTCCAATATTAGACTTTGCCAAATGCCAAATATGATTTGTTACCCAAAAGGCAATCGCAAAAGTTCCCGAGACCCAAGTATCATGTGGATTTTTAGCATCTAAATAACCTTGAATAACTTTATCACCTTTGCACAGTTTGCTATTCATTTCTAACAAAAAGTTTGGATGCACCAAATTATCCGCATCAAAAATTGCTACAGCATCATATTTTTTTTCTAATTTAAACAATTTTGAAAACATCCACTCCATCGCAAAACCTTTACCTTTTTGCTCGTGGTTAGTTCTCTCAAATACTAATGCCCCATTTTTTTGAGCAATAGTTGCAGTATTATCAGTACAATTATCCGCAATAACAAAAACATCATATAAGCTATTAGGATAATTTAACATCTTTAAATTATCAACTAATGGTCCAATAACTTGTTCTTCATTATGAGCAGCTACAATAACTGCAAAACTTTTCTCAGGTTTTAATATTTTTTCTTCTGTTCTACGCCAAACACCAAAAAATGCAATCACAAAATAGTACACCGTAAAGAAAAAAATTATGAATTGCATTGGTATCATTACAAAATCGGCCATAAAATTCATGGATTTGTTTGCTCCTTTTAAATCCTCTTGATTTAATAATTTATTTTAGATTTTACATTAATGTATTTAAAATGCCAAAAACTACATAAGCGCTAAAAATCATAAATAGCACTGCTTTCACATTCCAAAATAATATATAGATAGCAAAAAGAGCTGTAATCAGCACTGGTATTTTTTTGATTTTTTCGCCCTTGCCCTTAAAATCGGGATATCTAACGGTACTAACCATCAAGTAACCTACCAACACTACTGCGATAGTTAAAAATTCTACTTTCGGCATTGCTCCGGTTAAAATAAAGGTAGCAATTAAGCACCCTCCGGCCGGAATTGGTAAGCCCATAAAAAAACCTTTAACAACAGTTGTGTTAACATTAAATCGCGCTAAGCGTAGTGCACCACAAGTAGCAAAGAAAACTGCCCCAGCCATCCCCACATATCCAAGGTCGTGCAAAGAATAAGCATATGCTAAAAAGGCCGGCGCCACTCCAAAGGATACTAAGTCACAAAGTGAATCAAGTTCTTTACCAAATTCACTGCTAACTTTAAAGTACCGCGCTGCTCTACCATCTAGTCCATCGGCGATCATTGCGATAATAATAAAAACAGCCGCCAAAAAATATTCGGCATTGTAAGTACTGATGATTGAAAGCATCCCAAACACCAAATTGGAAGCTGTCAATGCATTCGGAATTTGCTTCTTCATTATCGATTAATCCTCCCGATAACGGTTTCACCACCGACGACTCTATCACCTTTTTTAACTAAAATTTCTACATCTCGCGGAACCGTTACTTCAGTACATGAACCGAATTTAATTAAACCATATTTTTGTCCCGGTTCCAAGACATTTCCTAAAGTAACCCAGGATACAATCCGTCTTGCAATTAATCCAGCAATCTGCGTAACAAGAATTTTGACATCACCATTTTCAATTCCGATAGAATGTCTTTCATTTTCAAACCCCACAGAGTCTTTATAAGCTGCTAAAAATCTGCCACAGGTATATTCTTGAAATTTAATTTTTCCTGCCATCGGACTAAAATTAACATGCACATCAAAAACCGATAAAAATATCGTTACCTTTTTACAAGGCTCATTTACAAAGTCATCATTTTCAAGTT containing:
- the ppaX gene encoding pyrophosphatase PpaX — its product is MNIKGVLFDLDGTLLDTSELIVESFRYTFKQHCNYDISVSEVHDFFGKSLRLAMETLGKDKADELIDTYREHNAKYHDEKIAIFPEVAETIKTMYDNGIKLAVVTSKTKKTALRGLKLFGLESYFSTVIGINECINPKPHPEPVNIALQELKLAPEVCLMVGDSPADIMSGKQAGVKTVAVKWTHLDWLKLQEQEPDYVLQKMSDILKIS
- the surE gene encoding 5'/3'-nucleotidase SurE — encoded protein: MKILLTNDDGINAKGIQALINKISLLGEVYVVAPDGERSASSQAITMNKPIRVDEVELKIENTQAWSISGTPTDCVKLAIETLLPQKPDLVISGINAGPNMGNDVLYSGTVSAAIEGAIHKIPSIAVSLNKWQDCDFSAAAEFMHSFIQKNYNSEWHYSTLLNINIPAVAGELIGGIKITKLGNRKYENAFHRRQDPRGRVYYWMGGQIVDCDNAEDTDIYALKNNYISITPIHFDLTDYNSIEKLNFTV
- a CDS encoding 7-carboxy-7-deazaguanine synthase QueE produces the protein MMKSNLIEVFSSIQGEGKYVGCRQLFVRFAGCNLNCQYCDTTFSHNNFEKCKIEKVAGQRIFEDVANPLTIEELALRINELTANNHHSISFTGGEPLLNADFLKILLDKVTAPKYIETNGTLPQALKEIIDKVNYISMDIKLPSILHKAFWQEQEEFLKIANKKEVFVKLVVNDKMTTDEFVKAIDMVKKVNDEITFIMQPVTPINNCQGVSPQEMLNYQTLALTKLKDVRVIPQTHKFINQM
- the queD gene encoding 6-carboxytetrahydropterin synthase QueD, encoding MYELTVIVEFEAAHRIVDYPGKCDRLHGHNWSVEVTVEGEKLNKLGMLIDFKELKGEVNKVIDLLDHHYLNELPSFKEINPTAENIAKFIFEKMTEADFINDNITISMVKIWETPKSAVCYRG
- a CDS encoding glycosyltransferase family 2 protein, with protein sequence MNFMADFVMIPMQFIIFFFTVYYFVIAFFGVWRRTEEKILKPEKSFAVIVAAHNEEQVIGPLVDNLKMLNYPNSLYDVFVIADNCTDNTATIAQKNGALVFERTNHEQKGKGFAMEWMFSKLFKLEKKYDAVAIFDADNLVHPNFLLEMNSKLCKGDKVIQGYLDAKNPHDTWVSGTFAIAFWVTNHIWHLAKSNIGLSSVLGGTGMCISTDILEEFGWGATCLTEDMEFTMKVLAKGVRTTWAHDAIVYDEKPLTFMQSWRQRKRWAQGHFDIAQRYIPKMIKEGIKQKDIRIIDAVIHLLQPHFLLISTAFVIASYIQIQVPPFYTNIYSLLPSQILSIIMIGQYLLPVIILMRIRAQWQTWAYLILYPVFIYSWIPITFMGFLHRNRKAWSHTQHTRSISYEEFVMKNTDFNKEAFAEKQIIK
- the pssA gene encoding CDP-diacylglycerol--serine O-phosphatidyltransferase; translation: MKKQIPNALTASNLVFGMLSIISTYNAEYFLAAVFIIIAMIADGLDGRAARYFKVSSEFGKELDSLCDLVSFGVAPAFLAYAYSLHDLGYVGMAGAVFFATCGALRLARFNVNTTVVKGFFMGLPIPAGGCLIATFILTGAMPKVEFLTIAVVLVGYLMVSTVRYPDFKGKGEKIKKIPVLITALFAIYILFWNVKAVLFMIFSAYVVFGILNTLM
- a CDS encoding phosphatidylserine decarboxylase family protein, yielding MHKAIIVKEGYPFIIILFIITIIVAFTLSVYWSIIPALLTLFVTFFFRSPHRNIPQDQNLILAPADGKVMGVTELENDDFVNEPCKKVTIFLSVFDVHVNFSPMAGKIKFQEYTCGRFLAAYKDSVGFENERHSIGIENGDVKILVTQIAGLIARRIVSWVTLGNVLEPGQKYGLIKFGSCTEVTVPRDVEILVKKGDRVVGGETVIGRINR